From the Astatotilapia calliptera chromosome 6, fAstCal1.2, whole genome shotgun sequence genome, one window contains:
- the LOC113023324 gene encoding protein disulfide-isomerase has protein sequence MKRLLLLCVTAFCLGVCVAADTKEDKQFPEKDGVLQLKKGNFKRALRKHDQLLVHFFAPLSGESQRVSTAFQGAAAELKGSKVKLAVVDVSKEKDLAKELNATGHPVIRLYLSGDKHNPVACPVPQSSASILTWLKRRAGSAADLVTDLSQSEASEEVTVVGFFKELNHEYVQVFYATAVELPDVRFVVTQDDDVIAKYGHTHDVVLMLKKSKLIKAYKMTPETSKGVLIVFITIYQMDPVTEYTGQTASQILSSPVLNHALLFVNKSSEDFDEIFSAFSTAAETFRMKILFVLVNVAELRNGRMMEYFRVRDFEAPLIRLVNLSNHVTYHLPSDALSVEIIERFCQDYLEGKAKPKMQSEPIPEGWDQKPVKELVGMNLEKVAFNPDKTVFVLFYLPYSKESRAVFPLWEELAEAFEEREDVVITRIDASANDINLSVQGTYPSLCLFPALYAERVVVYTGKKKLKPLIKFVEKEMEKAKKYRAKEDEDRRKYTEAMKAEEAKKANNTKDEL, from the exons ATGAAGAGGCTTTTGCTGCTGTGCGTGACGGCCTTCTGTCTCGGCGTATGCGTCGCCGCCGACACGAAGGAAGACAAACAGTTCCCAGAGAAAGACGGAGTGTTACAGCTGAAGAAGGGGAATTTCAAAAGGGCGCTGAGAAAGCATGACCAACTCCTGGTGCACTTCT TTGCACCTCTGTCGGGAGAAAGCCAGCGTGTGTCTACAGCTTTCCAAGGAGCTGCAGCAGAGCTcaaggggtcaaaggtcaagctggCAGTGGTTGATGTGTCAAAAGAGAAGGACCTGGCTAAAGAACTGAACGCAACGGGCCACCCGGTAATCAGACTGTACCTCTCCGGAGATAAACACAACCCAGTAGCCTGCCCTG TTCCTCAGAGCTCGGCTTCCATCTTGACCTGGCTGAAACGGAGGGCAGGGTCAGCTGCTGACCTCGTCACTgatctcagccaatcagaggcctCAGAAGAGGTGACAGTGGTTGGATTCTTTAAG GAGCTGAACCACGAGTACGTCCAGGTGTTCTACGCCACGGCGGTCGAGCTTCCTGACGTCAGGTTTGTGGTGACGCAGGACGATGACGTCATCGCCAAATACGGCCACACACATGATGTTGTTCTGATGCTCAAAAAG TCTAAGCTCATCAAGGCTTACAAAATGACGCCCGAGACATCTAAAGGGGTCCTGATTGTCTTTATCACGATCTACCAGATGGACCCAGTCACTGAGTACACCGGGCAG ACAGCCTCTCAGATCTTATCTTCGCCTGTGTTAAACCACGCTCTTCTCTTTGTCAACAAAAGTTCAGAAGACTTTGATGAGATTTTTTCTGCCTTCAGCACCGCTGCAGAGACATTCAGGATGAAG attttgtttgtgttggtgAACGTGGCTGAGCTTCGCAATGGCAGAATGATGGAGTACTTCCGGGTGCGGGACTTTGAGGCTCCCCTAATCCGACTGGTTAACCTGTCAAATCACGTGACCTACCATCTGCCCTCTGACGCCCTGAGCGTAGAGATCATAGAAAGGTTCTGCCAGGACTACCTCGAGGGCAAAGCCAAG CCTAAGATGCAGAGTGAGCCGATACCTGAAGGATGGGACCAAAAACCAGTGAAGGAGCTGGTGGGGATGAATCTGGAGAAAGTTGCCTTTAACCCAGACAAGactgtttttgtcctgtttt ATCTGCCCTACAGTAAAGAGTCCCGCGCTGTGTTTCCGCTGTGGGAGGAACTAGCTGAGGCCTTTGAGGAGCGCGAGGACGTGGTCATCACTCGTATCGATGCTTCAGCCAATGATATCAACTTATCAGTGCAGGGCACGTACCCATCACTCTGCTTGTTTCCTGCTCTGTATGCTGAAAGG GTGGTGGTTTACACTggaaaaaagaagctgaaaccCCTGATTAAGTTTGTAGAGAAGGAGATGGAGAAAGCCAAAAAATACAGAGCTAAG GAGGATGAAGACAGGAGGAAGTACACCGAGGCCATGAAAGCTGAGGAGGCAAAAAAAGCCAACAACACCAAAGATGAGCTTTaa
- the LOC113024423 gene encoding synaptogyrin-3-like, whose translation MQPAGAYGAGKAGSVAFDPVAFFTHPRTVLRLLSWVFSIVVFSCIVNEGYINIGSERLLCIFNNNADACNFGVTVGVACFLGSIFFLILDAYFPSISSVRDRKRAVLLDLVFSGIACFLWFVGFCFLANQWQATSPEELPLAQGSDAARATIAFCFFSILSWAVLTLSALRRFLTGSNSNLFTWQHLDPIPSNTRATPYPIANGATIVTTNPYQAPPFTETLDPQKLTQQRPLAPAF comes from the exons ATGCAGCCAGCGGGCGCGTACGGCGCCGGGAAGGCCGGGAGCGTCGCCTTCGATCCGGTCGCCTTCTTCACGCATCCCCGCACCGTCCTCAGACTGCTTTCGTGG GTTTTCTCCATCGTGGTGTTCAGCTGCATTGTGAATGAAGGCTACATCAACATCGGCAGCGAGCGTTTGCTCTGCATCTTCAACAACAACGCCGACGCCTGTAACTTCGGTGTCACCGTGGGCGTGGCCTGTTTCCTCGGCAGCATCTTTTTTCTCATCCTGGATGCTTACTTTCCCAGCATCAGCAGCGTCAGGGACAGAAAACGTGCGGTCCTGCTGGATCTCGTCTTTTCTG GTATTGCATGTTTCCTGTGGTTTGTCGGCTTCTGTTTTCTGGCCAATCAGTGGCAGGCGACCTCTCCGGAAGAGCTGCCGTTGGCGCAGGGCTCCGACGCAGCCAGAGCCACCATCGCGTTCTGCTTCTTTTCCATCCTCTCCTGG GCTGTGCTGACGCTGAGTGCGCTGAGACGCTTCTTAACCGGCAGTAACTCAAACTTATTCACCTGGCAACACCTGGATCCCATCCCTAGCAACACTCGAGCTACACCATACCCTATTGCCAATGGCGCTACCATAGTTACCACAAATCCCTATCAAGCTCCGCCCTTCACTGAAACCCTGGACCCCCAGAAGCTCACACAGCAGAGACCCTTGGCTCCTGCCTTCTAG